From a single Archocentrus centrarchus isolate MPI-CPG fArcCen1 unplaced genomic scaffold, fArcCen1 scaffold_35_ctg1, whole genome shotgun sequence genomic region:
- the LOC115776595 gene encoding uncharacterized protein LOC115776595 isoform X2, with amino-acid sequence MHVLLVLCLLTVQTAALEDIPQVKVRPGQDVTLQCQGPRGVNITLLEWIRPELKSEGYVFFYRNRRPYENYHHERFKGRVELTDPSVKHGDVSLILRNVSIRDTGTYKCRIITSNSSSGVRVQSEFKQSINLTVTDSDDDAKEIGEKDGEDKNGRDKERGGKRIPPSVIVIPLAAVGFLVVIAVIAVVIYKKTKKSSKQSGPYQHPPETADVKPVRSVYT; translated from the exons ATGCACGTTCTTCTTGTGCTGTGCCTTCTGACTGTTCAGACTGCTGCATTAGAAG ATATCCCACAGGTCAAAGTGAGGCCTGGACAAGATGTGACTCTTCAGTGTCAGGGACCCAGAGGAGTAAATATCACCCTGTTGGAGTGGATCAGACCTGAGCTCAAGTCAGAGGGTTACGTGTTCTTCTACCGAAACCGGCGTCCATACGAAAACTACCATCATGAGAGGTTTAAAGGCCGCGTGGAGCTCACAGACCCGTCTGTAAAACATGGGGACGTTTCTCTGATTCTGAGGAACGTCAGCATCAGAGATACAGGAACATACAAGTGTCGGATTATAACCAGCAACTCCAGTAGCGGCGTGAGAGTCCAAAGTGAGTTCAAGCAGTCCATCAACCTCACAGTCACAGATTCAG ATGATGACGCCAAGGAGATAGGAGAGAAGGATGGAGAAGACAAGAACGGAAGAGACAAGGAGAGAGGAGGCAAGAGGATTCCTCCTTCAGTAATAGTTATTCCGCTAGCTGCTGTAGGTTTTCTTGTTGTTATTGCTGTTATTGCTGTAGTTatctacaaaaaaacaaagaaatcctcAAAACAGAGTGGACCTTATCAACATCCACCTGAAACAGCTGATGTGAAACCTGTCAGATCTGTGTACACCTGA